In the genome of Acetobacter oryzifermentans, one region contains:
- the cydC gene encoding thiol reductant ABC exporter subunit CydC: MTQFSRLAVLMRPIRREMLMGLALAVLASLANFGLLFLSGWLLAAAAVAGLGGIVAQNAFNIFLPAVGVRFFATVRILARYLERVVTHDATLRFIGRVRAWSFESLIPQAPAVLARQRSGDMLFRFVSDTDRMGQFYLEVMLPFAVAAICCAAYVVVTGLFSVSAALVLATSLLLCGTIIPLIAAKLSACATAQISLQQDIMHADLTEILQGMGEFMFLGAAGSVQEHIARQQTNIRVCRQKVLLLEGGARFLITLIGTLSAVAMLALATHAYHAGTLSAACLPMLALGGLAAFDVVGPLPAAWQLLGHVRVAAQRVFAVCDQPPCVPLPAVTASPVQPLDLCFCNLGMRYPEANYWALRHANLLIRQGEHVALVGPSGAGKSTLINLLFRFYDYQEGTASFGNVDLKNVDADTMSQHVGIVAQDFHLFLGSIRRNLMIARSNATEDEMWRALKIAQLAEFVRAEPAGLDTLVGEEGICLSGGQARRLAIAQVVLRAPAWIILDEPTEGLDAQTEQDLMAALLAALPPQATIMCITHNRKVAGLMDRIVRVAEGRFYEVGRAP, encoded by the coding sequence ATGACGCAGTTTTCACGCCTTGCTGTGCTTATGAGACCTATCCGGCGTGAAATGCTGATGGGGCTTGCTCTGGCAGTGTTGGCATCTCTGGCTAATTTTGGGCTGTTGTTTCTGTCTGGATGGCTTTTGGCGGCTGCGGCTGTAGCCGGACTTGGGGGGATTGTTGCGCAAAATGCCTTCAATATTTTTCTGCCCGCGGTAGGCGTCAGGTTTTTTGCCACTGTGCGTATTCTTGCTCGGTACCTAGAGCGTGTGGTGACGCATGATGCCACGCTGCGGTTTATTGGGCGTGTGCGGGCATGGAGTTTTGAGAGCCTTATACCTCAGGCTCCAGCTGTTCTGGCTCGGCAACGTAGTGGGGATATGCTGTTCCGCTTTGTGTCTGACACAGACCGGATGGGGCAGTTTTATCTGGAAGTCATGTTGCCTTTTGCTGTGGCGGCCATTTGTTGCGCTGCATATGTGGTTGTAACGGGCCTTTTTTCTGTTTCAGCCGCCTTGGTGCTGGCGACAAGTCTTTTGTTGTGCGGAACCATAATTCCGTTGATAGCGGCCAAACTTTCAGCATGTGCAACCGCACAGATCAGCCTTCAGCAAGACATTATGCATGCGGATCTGACGGAGATATTACAGGGCATGGGTGAATTTATGTTTCTTGGCGCTGCAGGCAGCGTGCAGGAGCATATTGCACGCCAACAAACCAATATTCGCGTATGCCGCCAAAAAGTGTTGCTGCTGGAAGGAGGTGCTCGCTTCCTAATTACTCTTATCGGCACATTAAGTGCAGTAGCAATGCTGGCTCTTGCTACGCATGCTTATCATGCAGGCACTCTTTCTGCGGCATGTTTGCCTATGCTGGCGTTAGGTGGGCTTGCTGCGTTTGATGTTGTGGGGCCTTTGCCAGCAGCATGGCAGTTACTGGGGCATGTGCGTGTGGCAGCGCAGCGCGTATTTGCTGTATGTGATCAGCCCCCATGCGTGCCTCTGCCTGCTGTAACAGCCTCTCCAGTTCAACCATTGGATCTGTGCTTTTGTAATTTGGGAATGCGTTACCCAGAAGCAAATTACTGGGCGCTTCGGCATGCAAATCTGTTGATCCGGCAAGGGGAACATGTCGCTCTGGTTGGTCCATCAGGGGCAGGTAAAAGCACGCTGATAAATCTGCTGTTCCGTTTTTATGATTATCAGGAAGGAACAGCCAGTTTTGGCAACGTTGATCTGAAAAACGTTGATGCAGATACCATGTCGCAACATGTTGGCATTGTTGCGCAGGACTTTCACCTATTTCTGGGCAGTATTCGGCGTAATCTGATGATCGCCCGCTCCAATGCCACAGAAGATGAAATGTGGCGGGCGTTAAAAATTGCGCAGCTAGCAGAGTTTGTGCGGGCTGAGCCAGCAGGGCTTGATACCTTGGTTGGTGAAGAAGGTATTTGCCTTTCTGGCGGCCAGGCGCGGCGGTTGGCCATAGCGCAGGTTGTGCTGCGTGCGCCTGCATGGATCATTTTAGATGAGCCAACGGAGGGGCTGGATGCACAGACGGAGCAGGATCTTATGGCCGCCTTACTTGCTGCACTACCGCCGCAGGCAACCATCATGTGCATTACCCACAACCGCAAAGTGGCGGGATTGATGGACCGTATCGTGCGCGTTGCAGAAGGCCGGTTTTATGAGGTCGGGAGAGCGCCATGA
- the cydD gene encoding thiol reductant ABC exporter subunit CydD: MKVMMQSSGNKTLAGFTRRISFWLGASVLLGGVAAVLLVLQLTVFAQIVAGLAFQHHSLADEIPALKWLVFFLVTRALLQWAADMVAAQGSLRLISNLRSELLQHLFNVGPVGMAGHATGATVTALDAGLEGLEPYFTQYMPRAAMMVVLPFMILATVLHLDGWSFLILACTGPLIPVFMALVGYRAQAIMDRQWTQLLLLGSSFLDALQGMTSLRLLGRARDAVAAVADMADEYRCTTMSVMKVAFLTSAVLEFFASLSIALVAVVFGARLLEGKADFQSAFLVLLLAPEYFMPLRAFSASYHARQNATAAMAGISKLFALPAMAARHENQLLAETLVSVKCENLSAEYEANRPVLSNINCTFARGTLSLITGESGAGKTTLVRLLLGLLSPVTGRIVAEDAHGIAHRDWQSNIGWVPQRPCLVHGTVAENLRMASPQADIASLRNVARQADALSFIESLPQGFDTLIGERGTCLSGGQVQRLALARVLLRKPQILILDEPTAHLDPESERRVATAIAHVATHCIVIVIAHRGAIITHAQQVLRVHKGQVFSGPHLLEHAA, encoded by the coding sequence GTGAAAGTGATGATGCAATCTTCGGGCAACAAAACTCTTGCGGGCTTTACGCGGCGCATAAGCTTTTGGCTTGGTGCATCTGTGCTGCTTGGTGGCGTTGCTGCCGTATTATTGGTGCTACAACTTACTGTTTTCGCGCAAATTGTTGCTGGTCTTGCTTTTCAGCATCACTCTTTGGCAGATGAGATTCCAGCCTTAAAGTGGTTGGTGTTTTTTCTGGTTACTCGTGCGCTGTTGCAATGGGCTGCCGATATGGTTGCCGCACAAGGTAGCCTGCGGTTGATCTCTAATTTGCGGAGTGAGCTGTTACAACATTTGTTTAATGTTGGCCCAGTGGGTATGGCCGGCCACGCAACAGGGGCGACAGTTACGGCGCTGGATGCTGGGCTAGAAGGGCTGGAACCTTATTTTACCCAGTATATGCCACGTGCTGCCATGATGGTTGTCTTGCCATTTATGATATTGGCAACCGTTTTGCATCTAGATGGCTGGAGCTTTCTAATTCTTGCCTGTACTGGGCCGCTTATTCCCGTTTTTATGGCGCTGGTTGGGTATCGGGCACAGGCGATTATGGATCGACAATGGACCCAACTGCTTCTGCTGGGTTCATCCTTTCTGGATGCATTGCAAGGAATGACAAGCTTGCGGTTATTGGGCCGCGCGCGGGATGCTGTTGCTGCGGTGGCTGACATGGCAGATGAATATCGCTGCACAACTATGTCTGTCATGAAAGTGGCATTTCTTACCTCTGCGGTATTGGAGTTTTTTGCCAGCCTGTCCATTGCTCTTGTGGCTGTTGTGTTTGGTGCCCGTTTGCTAGAAGGAAAAGCAGATTTTCAGTCTGCTTTTCTGGTGCTGCTTCTCGCACCGGAATATTTTATGCCTCTGCGGGCTTTTTCTGCCAGTTATCATGCACGGCAAAATGCAACTGCAGCTATGGCAGGTATTAGCAAACTGTTTGCGCTCCCAGCGATGGCGGCACGTCATGAAAATCAGCTCCTTGCAGAGACTTTGGTATCTGTAAAGTGCGAGAATCTGTCAGCAGAATATGAAGCGAACAGACCAGTTTTATCCAACATAAACTGCACATTTGCACGTGGCACACTCAGCCTGATAACCGGCGAAAGTGGTGCAGGTAAAACAACGTTAGTGCGCCTGCTGCTTGGCCTGTTGTCACCCGTTACAGGGCGCATTGTTGCGGAAGATGCTCACGGCATAGCACATAGGGATTGGCAATCTAATATTGGCTGGGTGCCACAACGGCCTTGTCTCGTACATGGTACAGTGGCGGAAAATTTACGCATGGCAAGCCCACAAGCAGATATTGCAAGCCTTCGCAATGTAGCTCGACAAGCCGATGCGCTCTCATTTATCGAATCTTTGCCTCAAGGTTTTGATACTTTGATAGGTGAGCGCGGGACATGTCTTTCTGGTGGGCAGGTGCAGCGGCTGGCATTGGCGCGTGTGTTGTTGCGGAAGCCGCAAATTCTCATTCTGGATGAACCTACAGCCCACCTTGATCCCGAAAGTGAGCGACGTGTGGCGACTGCCATCGCGCATGTTGCAACCCATTGCATTGTCATCGTGATCGCTCATCGTGGGGCAATCATCACTCACGCACAGCAAGTATTGAGGGTGCATAAGGGGCAGGTTTTTAGTGGTCCACATCTGTTGGAGCACGCAGCATGA
- a CDS encoding Fe2+-dependent dioxygenase, producing the protein MFLRIPSVLTADELAYCRMKLEAAEWTDGRETAGAQSAKSKNNLQLSRHSGICLELGEVVLRALGRNATFNSAVLPYKVTPPLFNKYEGGMNFGAHVDNAIRGVFAGGIHTRIRTDVSSTLFFSAPEEYDGGELIMYANGAEQSVKLFAGDMVIYPTTVLHSVAPVTRGVRLAAFFWSQSMIAEESRRQIMFDLDTQIISLRERLGDTDHTVLALTNTYHNLMRQWCIL; encoded by the coding sequence ATGTTCCTGCGCATTCCTTCTGTTCTGACGGCTGATGAGCTTGCCTATTGTCGGATGAAGTTGGAGGCAGCGGAATGGACGGATGGGCGGGAAACAGCCGGAGCGCAATCTGCAAAAAGCAAGAACAATCTACAGTTGTCGCGTCATTCAGGCATCTGTTTGGAGTTGGGTGAAGTGGTTTTGCGCGCTTTAGGGCGAAATGCCACGTTTAATAGTGCAGTGTTACCTTACAAAGTAACGCCTCCTTTATTTAACAAATATGAAGGAGGTATGAATTTTGGTGCTCATGTTGATAATGCTATCCGGGGTGTTTTTGCTGGCGGCATTCATACGCGCATTCGTACAGATGTTTCCTCAACATTATTTTTTTCTGCGCCAGAAGAATATGATGGTGGAGAACTGATTATGTATGCCAATGGCGCGGAGCAATCGGTCAAGTTGTTTGCTGGTGATATGGTTATATATCCTACCACGGTATTACATAGTGTCGCACCAGTTACGCGGGGTGTAAGGTTGGCGGCATTTTTTTGGTCACAATCAATGATAGCGGAAGAAAGCCGTCGGCAAATTATGTTTGATCTGGATACACAGATTATATCTCTGCGCGAAAGGTTAGGGGATACGGATCATACTGTTTTAGCACTTACAAATACTTATCATAATTTGATGCGCCAGTGGTGTATTCTGTAA
- a CDS encoding TonB-dependent receptor has translation MTDLSSSRQIPTSSFMFGLAMGWGTLSLLTGDAYAASVAAEGQSLKNQKVPEAIDASSKATLATSGKKGPHSAKQKDGSEAEEWVVTASPMNTLRTPMGISRMPHDALHTPQTINVVPQILMQQQNVKSLDEALKNVPGITASVGEGEGGMAGDQFLIRGFAAQNDIYENGLRDFGVYTRDSFDYENVAVIKGPSSQVFGNGTTGGAINITTKTPTLKNHIRASFSGGSGQYYRGTLDFNRMLTDSIGIRITGMGNENNTVGRDYVYSHRWGISPSITFGMGKKLSYTLEYFHQTDNRVPDYGVPVLKKPGAAYGKPATEYGVKRTNWYGTTFDQDNSSVDMLTGRLKWEASPYVTVYNDTRGGLYSRYFSASQEGCTSSQLSYNASGGLKNGAAYNCNTDFFGGNAAAAKLSRTGGVFGPNPYQQNDWSVQNVLSAVAKFDTGSVKHEMIGGVDIMHVYDRRENFAYNNAVARQYVNLLDPSPIVPGLNVVNGSSMPGGLVNTATAGQKKWKTGDATDVGAFFSEQAQLAPWFSVRAGFRWDHWDTHYSMTGGSYAKPDVHMGQTQDTFNPNVSLMYTPDDHGMIYFNWSESTTPLGLYVTNSSEPLNLKDQGSKPERSRLYELGAKYSAFHDRIGFAASVFRLEKGNSIQTDPSSGTVTPTSDTQRNQGVELSVSGMIMKNWNVIATYARYDSKTLSGTATDVGKQVQYVPRNQATVWTTYEIAPSKPYNFLVGGGMTWREGVFLDNANTARVPANVEFDAVVSHRFDQHWKVTMNGYNLANRLNYGNLFSNRVTPSIGRAFLFNLAADY, from the coding sequence ATGACAGATTTATCTTCATCTCGGCAGATACCTACATCTTCTTTTATGTTTGGCTTGGCTATGGGGTGGGGTACACTTTCATTGCTAACAGGGGATGCATACGCAGCGTCTGTCGCAGCAGAAGGGCAGTCTCTTAAAAATCAGAAGGTCCCGGAAGCCATAGATGCTTCATCCAAAGCAACTCTTGCCACATCAGGTAAGAAAGGGCCGCATTCTGCCAAGCAGAAAGATGGCTCAGAGGCAGAGGAATGGGTGGTTACTGCATCCCCCATGAACACGCTTCGGACACCCATGGGTATTAGCCGAATGCCGCATGATGCTTTGCATACCCCGCAAACTATTAACGTGGTGCCGCAAATTCTCATGCAGCAGCAGAATGTGAAATCTCTGGATGAGGCTCTTAAAAACGTTCCGGGTATTACGGCTTCCGTTGGGGAAGGTGAAGGCGGAATGGCAGGAGATCAGTTTCTGATCCGAGGCTTTGCCGCTCAGAATGATATTTATGAAAATGGCTTACGCGATTTTGGTGTTTATACGCGTGATAGCTTTGATTACGAAAATGTGGCCGTTATTAAAGGTCCATCATCACAGGTATTTGGTAATGGCACCACAGGCGGCGCTATTAATATTACAACCAAAACACCCACATTAAAAAATCATATTCGCGCTTCGTTTTCTGGCGGAAGCGGACAATATTATCGCGGCACATTGGATTTTAACCGCATGCTTACGGATAGTATTGGTATCCGTATTACCGGCATGGGGAATGAAAACAATACTGTCGGGCGAGATTATGTTTATTCTCACAGATGGGGTATTTCACCGTCTATTACATTCGGTATGGGAAAAAAGCTTTCTTATACCCTAGAATACTTTCACCAAACAGATAATCGTGTTCCAGATTACGGTGTGCCTGTGCTGAAAAAACCGGGAGCGGCTTATGGCAAACCAGCCACAGAATATGGTGTCAAACGCACCAATTGGTATGGCACCACGTTTGATCAGGATAACTCCAGTGTGGATATGCTAACAGGGCGTTTGAAGTGGGAGGCTTCTCCCTACGTTACTGTGTATAATGATACACGCGGTGGGCTTTATAGCCGGTATTTTTCTGCTTCACAGGAAGGCTGCACAAGCAGTCAGCTCTCTTATAATGCCAGCGGTGGGCTCAAGAATGGGGCTGCCTATAATTGTAATACCGATTTCTTTGGTGGGAATGCGGCAGCGGCCAAGCTTTCCAGAACTGGTGGCGTGTTTGGGCCAAATCCGTATCAGCAAAATGATTGGTCTGTGCAAAATGTGCTTTCTGCAGTTGCCAAGTTTGATACAGGTAGCGTGAAGCACGAAATGATTGGCGGTGTAGATATCATGCATGTGTATGATCGCCGCGAAAATTTTGCCTATAATAATGCAGTTGCGCGTCAATACGTAAATCTTCTGGATCCATCTCCAATCGTGCCGGGGCTGAATGTTGTAAATGGGTCTTCTATGCCCGGAGGGTTGGTCAACACAGCTACAGCCGGGCAGAAAAAATGGAAAACAGGCGATGCCACAGATGTAGGGGCTTTTTTTTCAGAACAGGCTCAGCTTGCCCCGTGGTTTTCTGTTAGGGCAGGTTTTCGGTGGGATCACTGGGATACGCATTACAGCATGACTGGTGGGAGCTACGCCAAACCGGATGTGCATATGGGGCAGACGCAGGATACATTTAACCCTAACGTGAGCTTAATGTACACGCCTGATGATCACGGTATGATCTACTTTAACTGGTCGGAATCAACAACGCCATTGGGCTTGTATGTTACAAACAGTTCTGAACCATTGAACTTGAAGGATCAAGGCTCCAAACCAGAACGTAGCCGGCTTTATGAGCTAGGGGCTAAATATTCAGCTTTTCATGATCGCATTGGTTTTGCCGCCTCTGTTTTTCGTTTGGAAAAGGGTAATTCTATTCAAACAGACCCAAGCTCTGGTACTGTTACGCCAACCAGCGATACGCAGCGCAACCAAGGTGTGGAGCTGAGTGTTTCTGGCATGATCATGAAAAACTGGAACGTGATTGCCACTTATGCACGGTATGATAGCAAAACGCTTTCTGGCACAGCCACAGATGTTGGTAAGCAGGTGCAGTATGTTCCCAGAAACCAGGCAACGGTTTGGACAACATATGAGATTGCGCCTTCTAAGCCCTACAATTTTCTTGTAGGCGGAGGGATGACCTGGCGGGAAGGTGTGTTCCTTGATAACGCCAATACAGCGCGTGTTCCAGCAAACGTAGAGTTTGATGCAGTTGTTTCCCATCGTTTCGATCAGCATTGGAAAGTTACGATGAATGGTTACAATCTTGCTAATCGTCTGAATTACGGAAATCTGTTCAGTAACCGTGTTACACCATCTATTGGGCGGGCATTTTTGTTCAATTTGGCAGCGGATTATTGA
- a CDS encoding tetratricopeptide repeat protein, whose product MYFRKFWRYGKRKKDVSKPVELPSEIEAIRQKALRGYHLEQVLWGKILLDSVYLPSDPETAVIWFRMAAQAGYGPAHNMLGRCYYFGWGCTQNHQKAITHYTLAAKLHDNWGRYNLAIMTMRGIGMPQDLPSAFALFQEGTQAGHAKSMNILARFYEEGWVISRDKKKAIMLYKQSAQKGDYRGQHNYAVWLAEQGHIEEAMLWWQQAVPQATLDVLLAIQDITQHLQHSSIYNLKNMIEKRISSNKNNN is encoded by the coding sequence ATGTATTTTAGAAAATTCTGGAGATATGGGAAAAGGAAGAAAGACGTTTCTAAACCTGTGGAATTACCCTCTGAGATAGAAGCTATTCGCCAGAAAGCGTTGCGTGGGTACCATTTGGAGCAGGTGTTATGGGGTAAAATCCTTTTAGACAGTGTATATTTACCTTCAGATCCCGAAACGGCGGTTATATGGTTTCGCATGGCTGCTCAGGCAGGGTATGGGCCAGCACATAACATGCTGGGGCGTTGTTATTATTTTGGCTGGGGATGTACCCAAAACCATCAGAAAGCCATTACCCATTACACTTTAGCGGCAAAATTACATGATAATTGGGGGCGCTATAATCTGGCGATCATGACAATGCGGGGTATTGGCATGCCGCAGGATCTTCCATCTGCATTCGCGCTTTTTCAAGAAGGAACCCAAGCTGGGCACGCAAAGTCCATGAATATTTTAGCAAGATTTTACGAAGAGGGGTGGGTTATTTCTCGAGATAAGAAAAAAGCGATCATGCTGTATAAGCAATCAGCACAAAAAGGTGATTACCGAGGCCAGCACAATTACGCGGTATGGCTGGCAGAGCAAGGGCATATTGAAGAAGCAATGTTATGGTGGCAGCAAGCTGTACCACAAGCCACATTAGATGTTTTGCTTGCAATACAAGATATTACACAACATTTGCAACACAGTTCAATTTATAATTTGAAAAATATGATAGAAAAAAGAATAAGTTCAAATAAAAATAATAATTAA
- a CDS encoding transporter has protein sequence MRVRLKQWAYAGGKVSVRKAFVCFLASGGSFASAHADQWYTGSLVSPSGTTREGVLNVEPYYSYSQPLGSFDAHGRAEPASHPMQRMFSNSTLWKYGISQDFSIQVHTIVDYGWKHADGHSHGPKTGDVPVDLIYRLVRPNPKRYIPAFNLFAGMIFPTGDYKKLGDAQDGVGSGAYVFRFALTEQSTYTLPGNHELRLRVWNWFRRAVTSAKLTDVTSYGTAHGFRGRGQPGMSGQTGFSLEYGLSQKWVLAMDLARDWSNGSTLRGHDGNGNYIHKTGTSGTDWQIAPAFEYNWNARWGVIVGSAFYFAGHNKSIQVSPQFAVNAMF, from the coding sequence ATGAGAGTACGCCTTAAGCAATGGGCATATGCAGGTGGCAAGGTTTCCGTAAGAAAAGCGTTTGTCTGCTTTCTTGCATCTGGTGGGAGCTTTGCATCCGCCCATGCAGATCAGTGGTATACAGGCTCGCTCGTTTCCCCTTCTGGCACAACGCGGGAAGGGGTGCTGAATGTTGAACCTTATTATTCCTATAGCCAGCCCTTAGGGTCTTTTGATGCGCATGGGCGGGCAGAGCCTGCATCTCACCCTATGCAACGCATGTTTTCCAATTCAACTCTTTGGAAATACGGGATTTCTCAGGATTTCAGCATTCAAGTCCATACCATTGTAGATTATGGATGGAAACATGCAGATGGCCATTCTCATGGCCCCAAAACAGGTGATGTGCCTGTTGATCTTATCTATCGTTTGGTGCGGCCTAATCCTAAACGTTACATTCCGGCGTTTAACCTGTTTGCAGGTATGATTTTTCCTACAGGGGATTACAAAAAACTTGGTGATGCACAGGACGGAGTAGGGAGTGGTGCATACGTTTTCCGCTTTGCCTTGACTGAGCAATCTACTTATACATTACCGGGCAACCATGAACTGCGCCTGCGTGTATGGAACTGGTTCCGGCGTGCTGTAACATCAGCTAAACTTACGGATGTGACCAGTTATGGCACCGCTCACGGGTTCCGTGGCCGTGGTCAACCGGGAATGAGCGGCCAGACGGGTTTTTCATTAGAATATGGTTTAAGCCAGAAATGGGTTCTAGCCATGGATCTTGCACGAGACTGGTCTAATGGGTCTACGCTTCGTGGGCATGATGGTAACGGCAATTACATCCATAAAACAGGAACATCCGGAACGGATTGGCAAATTGCTCCTGCGTTTGAGTATAATTGGAATGCACGTTGGGGGGTTATTGTGGGCTCGGCATTTTATTTTGCAGGACACAATAAGAGTATTCAGGTTTCCCCACAGTTTGCAGTCAATGCCATGTTCTGA
- a CDS encoding asparaginase has translation MVSVRGLPILAAILGVASVMPVFSHAEGASAPPVAHKQVSLPRVLVLATGGTISGKADTRSAIGYDAGAVTGEQLIAGVPGVEKLAQLQVEQISNIASQNMNSQVWFKLAERIRQAFANNEVDAVVITHGTDTMEETAFFLDNVIGDARPVILTGAMRPSTAISADGPANMYEAVKVAADPQARGRGVLVVLNDEVQSARGVSKMHTTALQTFHSPNLGPVGYVDPASVRFVAPAKPQQHLDLPADHTLPRVQIVYAHADMDAQQIDDAVKNGARGIVIAGMGDGNVSTDALAGIERAIKSGVIVVRSTRVGNGFVNRDVEVDDDHYGLVASMDLNPQKARILLQLLLANGKTSAADIQKAFSAGF, from the coding sequence ATGGTTTCTGTGCGCGGTCTGCCTATTCTTGCTGCAATTTTGGGAGTAGCTTCTGTTATGCCTGTTTTTTCCCACGCAGAAGGGGCCAGTGCACCTCCTGTTGCGCATAAGCAGGTTTCCTTGCCACGTGTGCTTGTGCTGGCTACAGGAGGCACAATATCCGGTAAGGCCGATACCCGTTCTGCTATTGGCTATGATGCCGGTGCCGTAACTGGTGAGCAGTTGATTGCAGGTGTGCCAGGAGTTGAAAAACTGGCCCAATTGCAGGTGGAGCAGATCTCCAACATCGCTTCTCAGAACATGAACAGTCAGGTCTGGTTCAAGTTGGCTGAACGTATTCGGCAAGCGTTTGCCAATAACGAAGTTGATGCTGTTGTGATCACTCACGGAACTGACACGATGGAAGAAACGGCCTTTTTCCTGGATAATGTGATTGGGGATGCACGCCCGGTTATTTTAACTGGAGCAATGCGGCCGAGTACGGCCATTAGTGCAGATGGCCCCGCTAATATGTATGAAGCCGTAAAGGTAGCGGCAGACCCGCAGGCCCGCGGAAGAGGCGTTCTGGTTGTGCTGAATGATGAAGTGCAATCTGCGCGTGGCGTGAGCAAAATGCATACAACTGCGCTACAAACATTCCACTCACCTAATCTGGGCCCAGTGGGTTATGTTGATCCAGCAAGCGTGCGTTTTGTTGCCCCAGCCAAACCTCAGCAGCATCTCGATTTACCGGCAGATCATACATTGCCACGGGTGCAAATTGTATATGCCCACGCAGATATGGATGCCCAGCAAATTGATGATGCCGTAAAAAATGGGGCTCGGGGTATTGTCATTGCAGGTATGGGGGATGGAAATGTTTCAACAGATGCCTTGGCAGGCATAGAACGCGCCATAAAGTCTGGCGTGATTGTTGTGCGTTCTACCCGCGTAGGCAACGGTTTTGTAAACCGCGATGTGGAAGTGGATGATGATCACTACGGGCTTGTGGCCTCTATGGATCTGAACCCACAAAAGGCACGGATACTTTTGCAGCTTTTGCTGGCTAATGGAAAAACCTCAGCAGCAGATATTCAAAAAGCTTTCAGCGCAGGCTTTTGA